One genomic segment of Candidatus Marsarchaeota archaeon includes these proteins:
- a CDS encoding ATP-binding protein: MMSNNFISKMVGMIKSMFAGGGPAEAASSELSLLVGSASQALEPVRMMRYRQGRRGAEIGSYMQHAWKNVNGSVVIVPANETNPHIIVVGMSGMGKSTLLKSFLVDISGAHTNSIVFDAHNEYAGIADALHGSVHYAQSSSLNIFELDGLRTEERISELSMLFKEVYGLGYIQVTKLMECMRYAYRKAQSSGDGHAPTISTLLDEINIFLKNARLASERSTLLHLRSRLSLLNTPALNSEFIDTRALMHGMHSFSLAGLQNGEARYIYMHELLSRIYSLMHSNDKERGIRMLIVIDEAQALLDRRYSESGIVRRLMEEGRKYGIGVIAATTSIASLPRQMLANAANFIALRTIEPKEARYMADLLSRGSPDASAELAKRIVRLDVNEALLIADGKPVIAKTRSAASLPAAPQPDNSMVLALQSIRHPIKREALEAKIGSEATNRALSDGILVPFTTASDGHAVEWLMQRNPSLSIEHEVRVMQISESLRKHGIRHYVIDNSNGPDMLAYVNGKRIAIEYETGRKNVKETAAMLKSRESKYDSVVVFVNDDAYLFYRNNFENGNVKVLKFDDIRLSSTAELSHACS, translated from the coding sequence ATGATGTCGAATAACTTTATATCGAAAATGGTTGGAATGATTAAGTCGATGTTTGCTGGCGGTGGGCCTGCCGAAGCGGCAAGCAGCGAGCTTTCGCTGCTTGTCGGCTCCGCATCGCAGGCGCTCGAGCCGGTCCGCATGATGCGCTACAGGCAGGGAAGGCGCGGCGCAGAGATAGGATCGTATATGCAGCACGCGTGGAAGAACGTCAACGGAAGTGTGGTGATAGTTCCTGCCAATGAGACAAACCCTCACATCATAGTGGTGGGCATGAGCGGCATGGGTAAGAGCACGCTGCTCAAGTCGTTCCTCGTGGACATAAGCGGGGCGCACACTAACTCAATAGTGTTCGACGCCCACAACGAGTACGCAGGCATAGCAGATGCGCTCCACGGCAGCGTGCACTACGCGCAGAGCTCGAGCCTGAACATCTTCGAGCTCGACGGCCTCCGTACAGAGGAGCGCATCTCTGAGCTCTCCATGCTATTCAAGGAGGTGTACGGCCTAGGCTACATACAGGTCACTAAACTTATGGAGTGCATGCGCTACGCCTACAGGAAGGCGCAGTCTTCTGGCGACGGACATGCCCCTACAATATCTACGCTCCTGGACGAAATAAACATATTCCTGAAGAATGCCAGGCTGGCGTCCGAGCGCAGCACGCTCCTTCACCTGCGCTCAAGACTCTCGCTGCTCAATACTCCTGCGCTGAACAGCGAATTCATAGACACGCGCGCCCTGATGCACGGGATGCACTCGTTCTCGCTGGCCGGCCTGCAGAACGGCGAGGCGCGCTACATATACATGCACGAGCTGCTTTCACGCATCTATTCGCTGATGCACTCCAACGATAAGGAGCGCGGCATACGCATGCTCATAGTGATAGACGAGGCGCAGGCGCTGCTGGACAGGCGCTACAGCGAGAGCGGCATAGTGCGCAGGCTTATGGAGGAAGGCAGGAAGTATGGCATAGGCGTCATAGCTGCAACCACATCAATAGCTTCATTGCCAAGGCAGATGCTGGCCAATGCTGCCAACTTCATAGCTCTGCGCACCATCGAACCCAAGGAGGCGCGCTATATGGCCGACCTTCTGTCTAGGGGCAGTCCCGATGCATCAGCGGAGCTTGCAAAGAGGATCGTGCGCCTTGATGTTAACGAAGCGTTGCTCATAGCAGACGGCAAGCCAGTCATAGCAAAGACGCGCAGTGCCGCATCGCTCCCTGCTGCGCCCCAACCGGACAATTCCATGGTGCTGGCCCTGCAGTCCATCAGGCATCCAATAAAGCGCGAAGCGCTTGAAGCAAAGATCGGCAGCGAGGCCACTAATCGTGCGCTATCCGACGGCATTCTAGTTCCGTTCACTACAGCATCGGACGGCCATGCCGTGGAGTGGCTAATGCAACGCAATCCCTCTCTGAGTATAGAGCACGAGGTGCGCGTGATGCAGATAAGCGAGTCGCTGCGCAAGCATGGCATAAGGCACTACGTAATTGACAACTCCAATGGGCCCGATATGCTTGCCTACGTGAACGGCAAGCGCATAGCGATAGAGTATGAAACCGGCAGGAAGAACGTTAAGGAAACCGCCGCGATGCTCAAGAGCAGAGAGTCCAAGTACGACTCAGTAGTTGTATTCGTAAATGATGATGCTTACCTGTTCTACAGGAACAACTTCGAGAACGGAAACGTAAAGGTATTAAAGTTCGATGATATCCGGCTTTCATCGACTGCAGAACTAAGCCACGCATGCAGCTAA
- a CDS encoding slipin family protein encodes MGEQTVASEARKFAGSAAAGIDALVIIILGGLAIYFEGYLAGSVLTLIIIAIVLSLSLRVVRQWDRMAVLRMGKYVGLIGPGLYAIVPIFDTTPVRVDLRVISTVFSAEKTLTKDNVPVDVDAILFWQARNPEKAVLAVQNYIGSVQLAAQTALRDIIGKNELSSMLSGRDIIGKDIEALIEERITSWGINAISVEIRDVTIPAELQNAMAKVATSDREKQARVILAESESLAADKMLEASKKYQSDIYAMQLRAMNMMYEISLAGKNLMVFVPVESKGFSIPTPIGTLGIADLQKMYGQTIGGADTKQAKKGK; translated from the coding sequence GTGGGTGAGCAGACAGTTGCCTCTGAGGCAAGGAAGTTTGCAGGCAGCGCCGCTGCCGGAATCGATGCGCTAGTTATCATAATACTGGGCGGATTGGCCATATACTTCGAGGGCTACTTGGCCGGCAGCGTGCTCACTCTTATCATAATCGCGATCGTGCTGTCACTGTCGCTTCGCGTGGTTAGGCAGTGGGACAGGATGGCCGTGCTGCGCATGGGCAAATACGTGGGTCTGATAGGTCCAGGCCTTTATGCCATAGTCCCAATATTCGATACCACGCCTGTTCGCGTCGACCTGCGCGTCATAAGCACAGTATTCAGCGCCGAGAAGACGCTCACGAAGGACAACGTCCCGGTAGACGTCGATGCGATACTGTTCTGGCAGGCCAGGAATCCCGAAAAGGCAGTACTGGCGGTGCAGAATTACATCGGCTCGGTGCAGCTGGCCGCGCAGACTGCGCTTAGGGACATAATCGGCAAGAACGAGCTCTCTTCTATGTTATCAGGCCGCGACATAATCGGCAAGGACATAGAAGCGCTGATAGAGGAGCGCATAACATCTTGGGGCATCAACGCCATAAGTGTAGAGATCCGCGACGTGACCATACCAGCGGAGCTCCAGAACGCGATGGCTAAGGTGGCCACATCGGACCGCGAGAAGCAGGCGCGCGTCATACTTGCGGAGAGCGAGAGCCTCGCAGCTGACAAGATGCTAGAGGCGTCGAAGAAGTACCAGAGCGACATCTACGCGATGCAGCTCAGGGCCATGAACATGATGTACGAGATAAGCCTCGCGGGCAAGAACCTCATGGTATTCGTGCCGGTCGAGAGCAAGGGATTCTCCATACCTACTCCGATAGGTACCCTGGGCATAGCAGATCTGCAGAAGATGTACGGCCAGACAATAGGTGGTGCCGATACCAAGCAAGCGAAGAAGGGCAAATAA
- a CDS encoding MFS transporter — protein sequence MTGAQKRILLVIMLGTMMSAVDVTIVLLALPAMTNALHTNLAGTIWVILAYLLTVTILTTQLGRVGDIYGRGRMFKLGFLVFTVASALCGASFNVVMLIGFRVLQGLGGALMQANSGALIADTFERHNRGRAFGFTGLGWNMGSMLGIVLGGVLTTFVGWPYIFYINVPIGIIALYLGYKYIPTDVQGKHALDIRGMVLLGAALLLITFGGVSIATTGIGTYQLLMLIAGAALVPAFIVAELRSKAPTIDFRAFKNRILSNSIMAAFFQSLGYLAVAFIIIMYLQGVRGLDPFTASMLLLPGYVLSSFISPYTGRLSDRVGARSIATTGILLMLASVLAYHVILTATTPYYVIVLLTLVSGLGSAMFFPANNSAVMANAPQGAYGSISGITRTMANIGTLGSFIMTVSIASLAVSRNVAFSIFVGTSDLTGHISTEFVAGIHAVFIISAVILAIAAALSWLRGKEQRHAPGAQIRYNAQHSSSAHG from the coding sequence ATGACCGGAGCGCAGAAGCGCATACTGCTAGTCATAATGCTGGGCACGATGATGAGCGCTGTAGACGTAACCATAGTGCTTCTTGCCCTTCCTGCCATGACAAACGCCCTGCACACCAACCTGGCCGGTACGATATGGGTCATACTTGCATACCTGCTCACCGTGACCATACTGACAACACAACTGGGCAGGGTTGGCGATATCTATGGCAGGGGCCGCATGTTCAAGCTCGGCTTCCTAGTCTTCACAGTCGCTTCGGCCCTGTGCGGCGCATCATTCAACGTCGTCATGCTAATAGGGTTCAGGGTGCTGCAGGGCCTAGGCGGCGCCCTAATGCAGGCGAACAGCGGCGCGCTAATTGCTGACACGTTCGAGCGTCATAACCGCGGCCGCGCATTCGGATTCACGGGCCTTGGCTGGAACATGGGCTCCATGCTCGGCATAGTGCTTGGAGGCGTGCTCACCACGTTCGTCGGATGGCCATACATATTCTACATAAACGTGCCGATAGGCATAATCGCGCTCTATCTCGGCTACAAGTACATACCGACAGACGTGCAGGGCAAGCACGCGCTTGACATACGCGGGATGGTACTGCTTGGCGCCGCGCTCCTGCTCATAACGTTTGGAGGAGTGAGCATTGCAACCACAGGTATAGGCACATACCAGTTGCTAATGCTTATAGCTGGTGCCGCACTGGTGCCAGCATTCATAGTGGCTGAGCTGCGCTCAAAGGCGCCTACAATAGATTTCAGGGCGTTCAAAAACCGCATACTCTCAAATTCCATAATGGCGGCATTCTTCCAGAGCCTCGGCTATCTTGCAGTCGCGTTCATCATAATCATGTACCTGCAGGGGGTGCGCGGCCTGGATCCATTCACCGCTTCAATGCTTCTGCTTCCTGGCTATGTGCTCAGTAGCTTCATATCACCTTACACGGGCAGGCTGTCAGACAGGGTTGGCGCGCGGTCTATAGCAACAACCGGCATACTGCTAATGCTCGCTTCGGTGCTTGCATACCACGTTATTCTGACGGCAACCACTCCCTACTACGTGATAGTACTGCTGACGCTGGTAAGCGGCCTCGGCTCCGCGATGTTCTTCCCTGCCAACAACAGCGCAGTCATGGCCAACGCGCCGCAGGGCGCCTACGGTTCCATATCAGGCATAACGCGCACAATGGCCAACATAGGCACCCTTGGCAGCTTTATAATGACAGTGAGCATTGCATCGCTTGCCGTGTCGAGGAATGTCGCGTTCAGCATATTCGTTGGCACGTCCGATCTTACCGGACACATATCTACTGAGTTCGTA